The Candidatus Dechloromonas phosphoritropha genome includes a region encoding these proteins:
- a CDS encoding prepilin-type N-terminal cleavage/methylation domain-containing protein, which yields MKNSQGGFTLVEIAIVLVIIGLLLGGVLKGQELITQAKIRNVANDLNGMSAAVYGYQDRYKKFPGDDNDAASRWTNPATISGDGNGAVGATGQATVIDCVGAGKDGENCRFWQHLRLSGFVGGDSGSWLAPQNAAGGILQAQNGALGLSALTICSTNLSGKIANAIDAQFDDGKPNTGQVRGTSNAAALNVTPTETAYVDDGGTVYVVCKTL from the coding sequence ATGAAAAACAGCCAAGGTGGCTTCACCCTCGTCGAAATTGCCATCGTACTGGTCATTATCGGCCTGTTGCTGGGCGGCGTACTGAAAGGTCAGGAATTGATCACCCAGGCCAAGATCAGGAACGTTGCCAACGACCTTAACGGGATGTCGGCCGCAGTATACGGCTACCAGGATCGCTACAAGAAGTTCCCCGGTGACGACAACGATGCCGCGAGCCGGTGGACAAACCCGGCTACGATATCGGGCGACGGTAACGGGGCGGTTGGCGCTACCGGCCAGGCTACCGTAATCGATTGTGTGGGTGCGGGGAAGGATGGCGAGAATTGCCGCTTCTGGCAGCATCTCCGGTTGTCCGGGTTCGTCGGAGGCGACTCAGGCAGTTGGCTCGCACCGCAGAATGCTGCGGGCGGCATCCTGCAGGCGCAGAATGGGGCGCTCGGCCTTTCGGCGCTGACCATTTGTTCGACCAACCTGTCGGGCAAGATCGCCAACGCGATTGATGCGCAGTTCGATGACGGCAAGCCCAATACCGGTCAGGTTCGCGGAACGAGTAACGCTGCGGCGCTGAATGTGACGCCTACGGAAACTGCCTACGTGGACGACGGCGGCACAGTCTATGTGGTTTGCAAGACGCTGTAA
- a CDS encoding cation:proton antiporter: protein MSSLSLALLLLGASVLAVVICRRFNLPPVLGYLLVGSIIGPHALNLMDDVHRVEYLAEFGVVFLMFSIGLEFSLPKLYSMKRIVFGLGLLQVVVSMLLIAGLVMFAGINWQLGIALGGIFAMSSTAVLTKLLAERMQFDTAHGREIMGVLLFQDLAVVPLLVIIPSLTQPPEKLAMLLGIALLKAVVVLAVILVFGQKLMRRWFHFVARAKSSEVFVLNVLLITLGLATLTELAGLSLALGAFVAGMLISETEYRLQMEEDIKPFRDVLMGLFFVTIGVKLDLHIVVGLWWQVLLILISLLAIKAAVVGLLSWRLGSTPGNAIRSALWLCAGGEFGFVLLGEIANAPKAIEQVALTVLVLSMLVAPFIIQYSEKLVMRFVASEWMMRSMQLTKIAAQSMDTEKHAILCGFGRNGQYLARFLGQEGITYIALDLDPDRIREAVAGGESVVFGDAGRKESLIAAGLMRASVVIVTMSDTPLAEKILFHVQSARPEVPVIVRTADERDLERLSRAGATEVVPEVLEASLMLASHALMLLGVPLNRVIRRVRQTRSERYSLLRGIYRGASDHDHDARDDHYQPRLHSILLGPGASAIGRTLDDLNLDEIGCEVSAIRRRGIRAVEPAPETRLLEGDVVVVLGDREAVTVAEERLLHK, encoded by the coding sequence TTGAGCTCACTCTCCCTTGCCCTTCTGCTTCTCGGCGCCTCGGTACTGGCAGTAGTCATCTGCCGCCGCTTCAACCTGCCACCAGTCCTCGGCTATCTGCTCGTTGGCAGCATCATCGGCCCGCACGCCCTCAACCTTATGGACGACGTGCATCGGGTCGAGTATCTCGCCGAATTCGGCGTCGTCTTCCTGATGTTCTCGATCGGTCTCGAGTTCTCGCTGCCCAAGCTCTACTCGATGAAGCGCATCGTATTCGGCCTAGGCCTGCTCCAGGTCGTGGTCAGCATGTTGCTGATCGCCGGCCTGGTCATGTTCGCCGGCATCAACTGGCAACTTGGCATCGCCCTCGGCGGCATCTTCGCGATGTCCTCGACCGCCGTCCTGACCAAGCTGCTTGCCGAACGCATGCAGTTCGACACGGCCCACGGTCGGGAAATAATGGGGGTGCTGCTCTTTCAGGATCTCGCGGTGGTGCCGTTGCTGGTAATCATTCCGTCGCTGACGCAGCCGCCGGAAAAGCTCGCGATGCTGCTCGGCATCGCGCTGCTCAAGGCCGTCGTGGTGCTCGCCGTGATACTCGTGTTTGGCCAGAAGCTGATGCGCAGGTGGTTCCACTTCGTCGCCCGTGCCAAGTCTTCCGAGGTATTCGTCCTCAACGTGCTGCTGATCACCCTGGGCCTCGCCACGCTGACCGAACTGGCCGGCCTGTCGCTGGCCCTTGGCGCCTTCGTCGCCGGCATGCTGATTTCCGAAACCGAATACCGCCTGCAGATGGAGGAGGACATCAAGCCGTTCCGTGACGTGTTGATGGGTCTGTTCTTCGTGACCATCGGCGTCAAGTTGGATCTGCATATCGTTGTCGGGTTGTGGTGGCAGGTCTTGCTGATTTTGATCAGTCTGCTCGCGATCAAGGCGGCGGTCGTCGGATTGCTGTCCTGGCGCCTCGGGTCGACGCCGGGCAATGCCATTCGCTCGGCGCTATGGCTCTGCGCCGGCGGCGAGTTCGGTTTCGTCCTGCTCGGCGAAATCGCCAACGCGCCGAAAGCCATCGAGCAGGTGGCGCTGACGGTGCTGGTCCTGTCGATGCTGGTTGCGCCCTTCATCATTCAATATAGCGAAAAGCTGGTAATGCGCTTCGTCGCCAGCGAGTGGATGATGCGCTCAATGCAGTTGACGAAGATCGCCGCGCAATCCATGGACACCGAAAAACATGCGATCCTTTGCGGCTTCGGGCGTAACGGTCAGTATCTGGCGCGCTTTCTCGGCCAGGAAGGGATCACTTACATTGCGCTCGATCTTGACCCGGATCGGATTCGCGAAGCCGTAGCCGGTGGTGAAAGCGTCGTTTTCGGCGATGCCGGACGCAAGGAATCCCTGATCGCCGCCGGCCTGATGCGGGCCAGCGTAGTGATAGTCACCATGAGTGACACGCCCCTAGCCGAAAAGATTCTATTCCATGTTCAGTCCGCGCGGCCGGAGGTGCCGGTCATAGTCCGCACCGCGGATGAACGCGACTTGGAGCGCCTGTCGCGGGCGGGCGCTACTGAAGTGGTTCCCGAAGTACTCGAAGCCAGCCTGATGCTGGCCTCGCATGCACTCATGTTGCTCGGCGTTCCGCTCAATCGGGTGATCAGGCGCGTCCGCCAGACGCGCTCGGAGCGCTACAGCCTGCTGCGCGGCATCTATCGTGGCGCGAGCGATCATGACCATGACGCGCGTGACGACCATTACCAGCCCAGGCTGCACTCGATTCTCCTTGGGCCAGGTGCCAGCGCAATTGGGCGGACCCTGGACGACCTCAATCTGGATGAAATCGGCTGCGAGGTCAGCGCCATACGCCGCCGCGGCATCCGCGCGGTCGAGCCAGCCCCCGAAACCCGCCTGCTGGAAGGTGACGTTGTCGTCGTACTCGGTGACCGCGAAGCGGTCACCGTCGCCGAGGAGCGGCTACTCCACAAATGA
- a CDS encoding KpsF/GutQ family sugar-phosphate isomerase codes for MNPSLIADHFSSERALELGRQTLSIEAAAVKALAGRIGGEFAVAVRLILGCHGRVIVSGMGKSGHVARKIASTMASTGTPAYFVHPAEASHGDLGMITRDDVLLALSNSGESEELLRIIPLVKRQGARLITMTGAPTSTLAREADVHLDAGVEQEACPHNLAPTASTTAALALGDALAVALLDARGFGPDDFARSHPGGSLGRRLLTHVRDVMRTGDGVPTVSPRTGVTDAILAMSRGGLGLVAVLDDQKRTLGIFTDGDLRRAFEKRVDLLSARIDSVMHVRPRTIGPDRLAVEAVEMMERYRINALLVVDTDGRLLGALNMHDLFTARVI; via the coding sequence ATGAACCCAAGCTTGATAGCCGATCATTTTTCTTCGGAGCGTGCCCTTGAGCTCGGTCGCCAGACACTGAGCATCGAGGCTGCCGCGGTCAAGGCGCTTGCAGGCAGGATAGGTGGCGAGTTTGCGGTGGCCGTCAGGCTGATTCTCGGCTGTCACGGGCGAGTGATCGTCAGCGGCATGGGCAAGTCCGGACACGTCGCCCGGAAGATCGCCTCGACGATGGCCAGCACCGGGACGCCGGCTTATTTCGTTCATCCGGCCGAGGCGAGCCATGGCGACCTCGGGATGATCACCCGCGACGACGTTCTGCTGGCGCTGTCGAACTCCGGAGAGTCCGAGGAATTGCTGCGCATCATTCCCCTGGTCAAGCGCCAGGGTGCGCGCCTGATCACCATGACCGGCGCCCCAACCTCGACACTTGCTCGCGAGGCAGATGTTCACCTCGATGCCGGCGTCGAGCAGGAGGCCTGTCCGCACAATTTGGCGCCGACGGCGAGCACGACGGCGGCGCTGGCGCTCGGCGATGCCCTGGCAGTCGCGCTGTTGGATGCGCGCGGCTTCGGTCCGGACGATTTCGCCCGTTCTCATCCCGGCGGTTCGCTCGGGCGTCGGTTACTGACCCATGTCCGCGACGTGATGCGCACGGGCGACGGCGTGCCGACCGTGAGCCCCCGGACCGGCGTCACCGATGCCATCCTCGCCATGTCGCGTGGCGGCCTCGGGCTGGTGGCCGTCCTCGACGATCAGAAACGGACGCTTGGTATCTTCACCGACGGCGACCTGCGCCGCGCTTTCGAAAAACGGGTCGATCTGTTGTCGGCGCGCATCGACAGCGTCATGCATGTCCGTCCGCGTACAATCGGCCCCGACCGGCTCGCGGTCGAGGCGGTCGAGATGATGGAGCGCTACCGGATCAACGCCCTGCTTGTTGTCGATACGGATGGCCGCCTGCTGGGGGCGCTCAATATGCATGATTTGTTTACGGCCAGGGTGATCTGA
- a CDS encoding HAD-IIIA family hydrolase, with the protein MDTRMRASRVKLIAFDIDGVMTDGGLCYTDDGRELKIFSVQDGLGLKLLQRGGIELAIVTGRSSGVVAARAADLGIEHVFQGVADKRETVGGLLARLCFHWPECAFMGDDLIDLPVMMQCGLAIAPANARPVVRERAHVVMDSSGGHGAVREAAEFILAAQGKLENLFAAYLDPQ; encoded by the coding sequence ATGGACACCAGAATGCGCGCCAGCCGCGTCAAGCTGATCGCCTTCGACATCGATGGCGTGATGACCGATGGCGGCCTCTGCTACACCGACGACGGTCGTGAGTTAAAAATATTTAGCGTCCAGGACGGTCTCGGCCTGAAACTCCTGCAGCGTGGCGGAATCGAACTGGCCATCGTCACCGGGCGCAGCTCGGGTGTGGTGGCCGCGCGTGCCGCCGATCTCGGCATCGAACATGTCTTCCAGGGGGTTGCCGACAAGCGAGAGACAGTTGGTGGGCTGCTCGCGCGACTCTGTTTCCACTGGCCGGAATGCGCTTTCATGGGCGACGATCTGATCGACCTGCCGGTCATGATGCAGTGCGGCTTGGCGATCGCCCCGGCCAACGCGCGGCCCGTGGTTCGCGAGCGCGCGCATGTGGTAATGGACAGTTCGGGTGGTCATGGCGCGGTGCGCGAGGCTGCCGAATTTATTCTTGCCGCCCAGGGTAAGCTCGAAAACCTTTTCGCCGCCTACCTCGACCCGCAATGA
- the lptC gene encoding LPS export ABC transporter periplasmic protein LptC, producing the protein MLVLLALLAGLTFWLQKVMAPAEAVSDGKFRHDPDIFAENFIIRTFDEGGRVKYRLTAPYMEHFPDDDSSELKSPVLTQYRPDAVTLTTSGNNARVTSQGDTVFLWDDVKAVRSETRERPVMVARMPDLTVEPDTGIAFTNSAVEITEDRSWVKGVGMQVDNNASTFVLQSQVTGMSYPRRAKK; encoded by the coding sequence GTGCTCGTGCTGCTGGCGCTGCTCGCAGGCCTCACCTTCTGGCTGCAAAAGGTGATGGCGCCGGCCGAAGCAGTCAGCGATGGAAAGTTTCGCCATGACCCAGATATCTTTGCGGAAAACTTCATTATCCGCACTTTCGACGAAGGGGGGCGGGTCAAATACCGCCTGACGGCACCGTACATGGAACATTTTCCCGATGACGACAGTTCGGAGCTGAAATCGCCGGTCCTGACCCAATACCGGCCAGATGCGGTGACGCTCACGACGTCCGGCAACAACGCGCGGGTGACGAGCCAGGGGGACACCGTGTTTCTCTGGGATGACGTCAAGGCGGTTCGTTCAGAGACGAGGGAGCGGCCGGTAATGGTCGCCAGGATGCCCGACCTGACCGTCGAACCCGATACCGGGATCGCGTTTACCAACAGCGCGGTCGAGATTACCGAAGACCGCTCCTGGGTCAAGGGGGTGGGCATGCAAGTGGACAACAATGCCTCAACCTTCGTCCTGCAATCGCAGGTCACCGGAATGTCCTATCCACGTCGAGCGAAAAAATGA
- the lptA gene encoding lipopolysaccharide transport periplasmic protein LptA — protein sequence MSLRTVTLLILALLSQVAFAERADRDKPMQVEANRISIDDAKKIQILEGDVVVIKGTMVLRADRVVITEDEFGFQKGTAFGGKDGLARMRQKREGMDEYTDGEAERIEYNTNTEIAEFFHRAWVKSGPDQVRGDYIWYDSISEKYLVTAGQSRDPKAPPARVRALIQSRNKSAQVEQPAASGQPLELKGSGALGTTPARN from the coding sequence ATGAGCCTGAGAACCGTCACCCTCCTGATCCTTGCCTTGCTGTCGCAGGTGGCTTTTGCCGAGCGCGCTGATCGCGACAAGCCCATGCAGGTCGAAGCCAACAGGATTTCGATTGATGACGCCAAGAAGATCCAGATTCTCGAGGGTGACGTGGTGGTAATCAAGGGCACGATGGTGCTGCGCGCCGATCGTGTGGTGATCACCGAGGACGAGTTTGGCTTCCAGAAGGGAACGGCGTTCGGCGGCAAGGATGGACTGGCGCGCATGCGGCAGAAGCGCGAGGGCATGGATGAATATACTGATGGCGAAGCCGAGCGCATCGAGTACAACACCAATACTGAAATCGCCGAATTCTTTCACCGCGCCTGGGTCAAGAGCGGACCGGACCAGGTCCGCGGGGACTACATCTGGTATGACTCGATCAGTGAAAAATATCTGGTGACGGCAGGCCAGAGCCGTGACCCGAAAGCGCCGCCGGCGCGGGTGCGCGCGTTGATCCAGTCCAGGAACAAGAGCGCGCAGGTGGAGCAGCCGGCCGCATCGGGTCAGCCTCTGGAACTGAAGGGATCGGGCGCGCTGGGGACGACGCCCGCACGGAACTGA
- a CDS encoding phasin family protein, whose translation MFTTPEQFAAANKATVDSLLSVANTALASAERIAALNLNTARSMMEDSVSGAKAMMGAKDVQDAMSIQASLAQPNVEKAVAYSRSVYEISAQTQEEMAKMIEAQFGDFQKTVAGLLDKAAKSAPAGSDVAVAAVKSAIAAATSAFDNMNKAAKQVAEIAEANVAAATNATVKAVGAVARGKK comes from the coding sequence ATGTTCACCACCCCCGAGCAATTTGCCGCCGCCAACAAGGCCACCGTTGATTCACTGCTGTCCGTGGCCAACACCGCGCTGGCTTCCGCCGAGCGTATCGCTGCCCTGAACCTGAACACCGCCCGTTCCATGATGGAAGATTCGGTCTCCGGCGCCAAGGCCATGATGGGTGCCAAGGACGTCCAGGACGCCATGTCGATCCAGGCTTCGCTGGCACAGCCCAATGTCGAGAAGGCTGTCGCCTACTCGCGTTCCGTCTATGAAATCTCGGCCCAGACGCAGGAAGAGATGGCCAAGATGATCGAAGCACAGTTCGGTGACTTCCAGAAAACCGTTGCCGGCCTGCTCGACAAGGCTGCCAAGTCCGCTCCGGCCGGTTCCGACGTTGCCGTTGCTGCCGTCAAGAGCGCCATCGCTGCCGCGACTTCTGCTTTCGACAACATGAACAAGGCCGCCAAACAGGTTGCCGAGATCGCCGAAGCCAACGTCGCCGCCGCGACCAACGCGACCGTCAAGGCTGTCGGTGCCGTCGCCCGCGGCAAGAAGTAA
- a CDS encoding phasin family protein, which produces MNKPNMEQLATAQKANAEVMMALLRTAFNGVERLTALNMAASREFFNNTVGNAQQLLGAKDAGEVTKLNSELAKPNVDKWVDYSRSVYDLVSSMQKEVTAVMESQYSSFTKNASSAVEKATASAPVGGDVFAATMKSMLNASTKAFDNMTAMAKQFSDVAEANMKVASTASTKAVTATTAARKTVAK; this is translated from the coding sequence ATGAACAAACCGAACATGGAACAACTTGCCACCGCCCAGAAGGCCAACGCCGAGGTGATGATGGCGCTGCTGCGCACCGCTTTCAATGGTGTCGAGCGTTTGACCGCCCTCAACATGGCGGCCTCACGCGAATTCTTCAACAACACCGTCGGTAACGCCCAGCAGCTTCTCGGCGCCAAGGACGCCGGCGAAGTCACCAAGCTCAACAGCGAGTTGGCCAAGCCGAACGTCGACAAGTGGGTTGACTACTCGCGCAGCGTTTATGACTTGGTGAGCAGCATGCAGAAGGAAGTCACTGCCGTGATGGAAAGCCAGTACAGCAGCTTCACCAAGAACGCCAGCAGCGCCGTCGAAAAGGCTACTGCCAGCGCACCGGTCGGCGGCGATGTTTTCGCGGCCACGATGAAGTCGATGCTGAACGCCTCGACCAAGGCTTTCGACAACATGACGGCGATGGCCAAGCAGTTCTCCGACGTCGCCGAAGCCAACATGAAGGTAGCCTCAACGGCGAGCACCAAGGCCGTCACCGCAACTACCGCTGCCCGCAAGACTGTCGCCAAGTAA
- a CDS encoding competence/damage-inducible protein A, with product MSRSFGAVIIGDELLSRKRQDKHFAKIAEMLGQRGLRLSWVEYLGDDRARLTATFRRTMTAGDVVFSCGGIGNTPDDQTRQAVAATLGVGLEIHPEGLEEAKLRFADDMTPQRLQLVTFPAGVRIIPNPFNRIPGFMANEHYFVPGFPQMAHPMIEWALDTFYSNEFRPVTGTVEKALLLTGPTAYESALLDLMERIVSVYPTLRLFSLPSLIGNERRHLELGVEGEPVLVDKAMDEIRGEVERRGISWTWRP from the coding sequence ATGAGTCGCAGCTTTGGCGCCGTCATCATCGGCGATGAGTTGCTCTCGAGAAAGCGCCAGGACAAGCACTTCGCGAAGATCGCCGAGATGCTCGGCCAGCGCGGCCTGCGCCTGTCCTGGGTCGAATACCTGGGTGATGATCGCGCGCGCCTGACCGCTACCTTCCGGCGCACGATGACCGCTGGCGACGTAGTCTTTTCCTGCGGCGGCATCGGCAACACCCCGGACGACCAGACACGGCAGGCAGTGGCGGCGACGCTCGGCGTCGGGCTGGAAATACACCCTGAGGGGCTGGAGGAAGCGAAGCTGCGCTTCGCCGACGACATGACGCCACAACGCCTGCAACTGGTCACCTTCCCGGCGGGCGTCAGGATCATTCCCAATCCTTTCAACCGCATACCTGGCTTCATGGCCAACGAGCATTATTTTGTTCCGGGCTTTCCGCAGATGGCGCACCCGATGATCGAGTGGGCGCTCGATACCTTTTACAGCAACGAGTTCCGCCCGGTCACGGGCACCGTGGAAAAGGCCTTGCTGTTGACCGGACCGACAGCTTACGAGAGCGCCCTGCTCGATCTGATGGAACGCATCGTCAGCGTCTACCCGACCCTGCGCCTGTTCTCGCTGCCGTCGCTGATCGGCAACGAGCGCCGCCACCTCGAACTCGGCGTCGAAGGCGAACCGGTGCTGGTCGACAAGGCAATGGACGAGATCCGCGGGGAAGTCGAGCGACGCGGAATTTCGTGGACCTGGCGCCCATAA
- a CDS encoding EI24 domain-containing protein, producing MGDVMLALAKTFASLKQGRVWGYVLVPAVVSLLLAVGLGIWALGAVVRQMMDYPPMTLLVGWGLIWLAHILAYLGGWMAIFAIAYLTASLLAAIFIMPLMVKHLAETEYRDVAAMGKDSFVAATVNSVGASILFVIAWVATIPLWLIPGLSLLIPLLLMGWLNRRTFAYDALSVHATADEWTVLRKENKAQFLMLGLTMALLAHVPFVGLLVPALAALSFVHFGLEALRRSRGGALVSIEGGAA from the coding sequence ATGGGTGACGTGATGCTGGCGCTGGCGAAAACCTTCGCCAGCCTGAAACAGGGCAGGGTCTGGGGCTATGTGTTGGTGCCGGCCGTCGTCTCGCTGCTGCTTGCGGTCGGACTGGGGATCTGGGCGCTCGGCGCCGTGGTCCGGCAAATGATGGACTATCCGCCGATGACCCTGCTCGTCGGCTGGGGGCTGATCTGGCTGGCGCACATTCTGGCTTACCTGGGCGGCTGGATGGCGATCTTCGCCATCGCCTACCTCACCGCCTCGCTGCTGGCGGCCATCTTCATCATGCCACTCATGGTGAAGCACCTGGCGGAAACCGAGTACCGCGACGTCGCGGCGATGGGCAAGGACAGTTTCGTCGCTGCCACGGTCAACAGCGTCGGGGCATCGATTCTGTTCGTCATTGCCTGGGTGGCGACGATTCCGCTGTGGCTGATCCCCGGCCTCTCTCTGCTCATTCCGCTGCTGCTGATGGGCTGGCTGAACCGCCGGACATTTGCCTACGACGCGCTGTCGGTGCACGCCACCGCCGATGAATGGACGGTGCTGCGCAAGGAAAACAAGGCACAGTTCCTCATGCTCGGCCTGACCATGGCGCTGCTCGCCCACGTTCCATTCGTCGGCCTGCTGGTCCCGGCGCTGGCCGCCCTGTCATTCGTCCATTTCGGGCTCGAGGCCCTGCGCCGCTCGCGCGGCGGCGCATTGGTAAGCATCGAAGGAGGTGCAGCATGA